A genomic segment from Pseudomonas mendocina encodes:
- a CDS encoding efflux RND transporter periplasmic adaptor subunit: MNAPLPGTAERVFALFLGLEQQARKVGNTEQLAFAMVNDGQALFGFRHAALLIAGKVQALTGISVVEAHAPFVAFVERATATLLKQERLDEGHNVDPTHLDEQARADMNDLSAAHAYWLPLKNRNGETFGGLWLARDLPFNEAEQSLLRQLADTYAHAWLALQPRKPWRMRWPRRKLLAIAGALSLLLLIPVRQSVLAPAEVVPLGGRVVAAPLDGVIAEFLVKPNQSVAAGDLLVRFDATSLKAQSDVAERALGVAEAELKANSQRAFADAESSARLDLLAARVEQKRAERDYARQLLARSEVRAERAGIAVFADAERLTGKPVQTGERLMQIADPSQAELRIELPVGDAIALEPGAEVALFLDSDPLNRHEAQLERSAYEAQTTAAGQLAYRLDARFVDTPPRVGLRGTAKLFGDRAPLAYYLLRRPLAAARQSLGF; encoded by the coding sequence ATGAATGCACCACTGCCCGGAACAGCCGAGCGAGTCTTCGCCCTGTTTCTCGGACTTGAGCAGCAAGCCCGCAAGGTTGGTAATACCGAGCAATTGGCCTTCGCCATGGTCAATGATGGCCAGGCACTGTTCGGCTTCCGCCACGCTGCCCTATTGATCGCCGGCAAAGTGCAGGCTCTGACCGGCATCAGCGTGGTGGAAGCGCATGCGCCATTCGTCGCCTTCGTCGAGCGCGCCACCGCGACCTTGCTCAAGCAAGAACGTTTGGACGAGGGTCATAACGTCGACCCCACGCATCTGGACGAACAGGCTCGCGCCGATATGAACGACCTGTCCGCGGCACATGCCTACTGGCTTCCCCTGAAGAATCGCAACGGTGAAACCTTTGGTGGTCTATGGCTGGCTCGTGACCTGCCGTTCAACGAGGCCGAGCAATCACTGCTCAGACAACTGGCTGACACCTATGCTCACGCCTGGCTGGCACTGCAGCCGCGCAAACCCTGGCGCATGCGCTGGCCGCGGCGCAAGTTACTGGCGATTGCCGGCGCACTCTCGCTGCTACTGCTGATCCCGGTGCGCCAGTCGGTGCTGGCGCCTGCCGAAGTCGTTCCGCTGGGCGGTCGGGTGGTGGCCGCGCCGCTCGATGGGGTGATCGCCGAGTTCTTGGTAAAACCCAACCAGAGCGTCGCTGCTGGCGACCTGCTGGTGCGTTTCGACGCCACCAGTCTCAAGGCGCAATCCGATGTAGCCGAGCGCGCTCTGGGCGTTGCCGAGGCCGAACTCAAGGCCAACAGCCAACGCGCCTTCGCCGATGCCGAATCCAGCGCCCGTCTCGACCTGCTGGCCGCGCGCGTTGAGCAGAAGCGCGCCGAACGCGACTATGCCAGGCAATTGCTGGCGCGCAGCGAAGTGCGCGCCGAGCGTGCCGGTATCGCCGTGTTCGCCGATGCCGAACGCCTGACTGGCAAGCCGGTGCAAACCGGTGAGCGGCTGATGCAGATCGCCGATCCCAGCCAGGCCGAACTGCGCATCGAACTGCCCGTAGGCGACGCCATTGCCCTGGAGCCTGGCGCCGAAGTGGCGCTGTTTCTCGACAGCGATCCACTCAATCGTCATGAGGCCCAGCTGGAACGCTCCGCCTACGAAGCACAGACCACCGCAGCCGGACAATTGGCCTACCGCCTGGATGCGCGCTTCGTCGATACCCCACCACGTGTAGGGCTGCGTGGCACCGCCAAGCTGTTCGGTGATCGTGCGCCGCTGGCCTATTACCTGCTGCGCCGGCCCCTGGCCGCGGCCCGCCAGAGCCTGGGTTTCTGA